One genomic window of Sphingobacterium oryzagri includes the following:
- the cobA gene encoding uroporphyrinogen-III C-methyltransferase, whose translation MKVINENTLYIVGAGPGNPELLTIKAYKTIEKAQVILYDNLVNKELLDIAPESCIKYYVGKHPYGDYVSQDNINDLIAFYCERYERVVRLKGGDPYLFGRGFEEWAVAKRLGVQVEYIPGISSMQGAGWNNIPLTHRNVAEGVWILTGMKKDGSLSSDLALAAQSSATVVIYMGMRKLAEIARNYVMYGKGDLPAAIIQHATLPQQKSVVCQVQDLLKTSEQHGLGHPAIIVIGEVVNLQYALTLAAMKQDVV comes from the coding sequence ATGAAAGTCATAAATGAAAATACGCTCTATATCGTCGGTGCTGGACCGGGAAATCCTGAATTGTTGACCATAAAAGCATATAAAACGATTGAAAAGGCGCAAGTTATCTTGTATGATAACCTGGTAAATAAAGAATTACTCGATATAGCGCCGGAATCGTGTATAAAATATTACGTGGGTAAACATCCCTATGGGGATTATGTTTCTCAGGATAATATCAATGATCTAATTGCATTTTATTGTGAGCGGTACGAACGGGTCGTGCGATTAAAAGGAGGTGACCCTTATTTGTTCGGCCGTGGTTTTGAAGAGTGGGCGGTGGCTAAACGACTAGGCGTGCAGGTGGAGTACATTCCGGGAATAAGTAGTATGCAAGGTGCGGGATGGAATAATATTCCATTAACACATCGTAACGTTGCAGAAGGCGTGTGGATATTGACGGGTATGAAAAAGGATGGAAGCCTTTCTTCCGATCTGGCGCTCGCGGCGCAAAGCAGCGCTACAGTAGTCATTTATATGGGAATGCGTAAACTGGCCGAAATTGCACGAAATTATGTGATGTATGGAAAAGGAGATCTGCCGGCAGCGATTATTCAGCATGCAACACTTCCACAACAAAAATCGGTAGTTTGTCAGGTACAAGATTTGCTTAAAACAAGCGAGCAACATGGCCTGGGGCATCCCGCTATTATCGTGATTGGCGAAGTTGTCAATTTGCAATATGCATTGACGCTTGCAGCTATGAAGCAGGATGTAGTATAG
- a CDS encoding ligand-binding sensor domain-containing protein yields the protein MRIVLSLVFLLLFCCPLRGQGYYFNHLGVDEGLSNTAVLCSAQDKNGFLWFGTKDGLNRFDGYNFKQFYSDADSNNGLGSNFIHSLMVDRNNNIWVGTDQGIYIYNPYLDLFSTFKRETKGEILQIEEDHQGNVWFISNNQLFCFYPVTGQLVQHTRVEQQVVSAFAFDAGGDVWIGSSQHIKNLRTNISYVLPTKHNAPQWIEKIYLDDQQHFWIGSSKHGVYELDLMSGKIVHRIASMAGHSLFVRDIQQADAAHFWIGTESGLIVYNRKTGRHDDLQHEVDHPWSLSDNAVYSICKDQQGGLWIGTFFGGLNYYHKQHNSFEKIFPRFSASSIQGHAVREITQDKQARIWIGTEDNGLYVWDKQSDRFSAFNLQTGLAHTNIHGLALSGDSLLVGTFDRGLDIIDTRSNRLLKHFDTHNTHGQLSNDFIYHIYKTKKGRILLATARGLCEFFPGKDTFRVIPEVPAYIFYTSIFEDAEENLWLATWRDGLYHINHKTGHTKVFLHDKNDTSSLNSNRVNRIFQDSFGHVWIATESGLAAWTQDGKPIRRLTKKDGLPSNLILAMQEDDRQNLWISTTRGLVRMHLPDYRMHIYDKESGLLDLQFNYNSTFKDQRGKLYFGSSRGLIAFHPDSLLLSKVNEEASQLYITKIQSLQRELKVDSTRPSIDTAVTYLQAINLAHDESTISIDFAALNYVAAQSTAYMYMLEGFDKDWTLLRNTHRAHFTKIPPGSYVFRVRAVDADGQSISEEKTLKIRVNPPIWASVPAFLLYILLSGIAIYLTIRSYDQKIKEKNRSRLEAIKAHRERELFKTRMDFFARVAHDIKTPLTLIKAPMERLVEHIPASAKTDRLLSTMQHNTQKLVQLTDQLLDFRKIESSEYSLRFVKHSINQLVTDKLQEFQSVFSQRQLTFTYHCRQVVEAAIDIEVLSKIIDNLLTNAVKYADSQVSVMLEKDAAEQWFYFTVKNDGVLLTHAEVQVIFKPFHRASEHRQIAGTGLGLALSHSFAELHQGTLFFLENSENLNIFVLKIPIKQTYG from the coding sequence ATGCGTATAGTATTGTCTTTAGTTTTCCTTTTGCTATTTTGCTGTCCGCTTCGTGGCCAAGGTTACTATTTCAACCATTTGGGTGTGGATGAAGGTTTATCCAACACCGCCGTGCTCTGCAGCGCACAGGATAAGAACGGTTTTCTGTGGTTTGGCACCAAAGATGGCCTCAATCGTTTTGACGGTTACAATTTCAAACAGTTTTACAGCGATGCCGATAGCAACAATGGGCTGGGGAGCAATTTTATCCACAGCTTAATGGTCGATCGGAACAATAACATCTGGGTTGGTACCGATCAAGGCATCTACATTTACAATCCTTACCTGGACCTCTTCTCCACCTTTAAAAGAGAAACCAAAGGCGAGATCCTGCAAATTGAAGAAGACCACCAGGGCAATGTATGGTTTATTTCAAATAATCAGCTTTTCTGCTTTTATCCAGTTACCGGTCAGCTGGTGCAGCACACGAGGGTGGAACAACAGGTGGTATCGGCATTCGCATTTGATGCTGGCGGAGATGTCTGGATCGGCAGCAGCCAACATATCAAAAATCTGCGCACCAACATTTCTTATGTCTTACCGACGAAGCACAATGCACCGCAGTGGATAGAAAAAATTTACCTGGACGATCAACAACATTTCTGGATAGGCAGTTCGAAACATGGTGTGTACGAACTAGACCTGATGAGCGGAAAGATCGTGCACCGCATAGCATCCATGGCTGGCCACTCGCTGTTTGTACGCGATATACAGCAGGCCGATGCTGCCCATTTTTGGATAGGCACAGAAAGCGGTTTGATCGTGTATAACAGAAAAACCGGGCGACACGACGATCTTCAGCATGAAGTAGACCATCCCTGGAGCTTATCTGACAATGCGGTATATAGCATTTGCAAAGATCAGCAGGGCGGGCTCTGGATAGGGACATTTTTTGGCGGACTAAATTACTACCACAAACAACACAATAGTTTTGAAAAAATATTTCCCCGATTTTCAGCAAGTTCTATACAAGGGCATGCTGTGCGCGAAATTACTCAAGATAAACAAGCCCGAATCTGGATAGGCACCGAAGATAACGGACTTTATGTATGGGATAAACAATCTGATCGATTTTCGGCATTTAACCTGCAGACAGGTCTTGCGCACACCAACATCCATGGACTCGCCCTGTCTGGCGATAGTTTATTGGTAGGTACATTTGATCGCGGGCTGGATATTATCGATACGCGGAGTAATCGCTTGTTAAAACATTTTGATACGCACAATACGCATGGACAATTGAGCAATGACTTCATCTACCACATTTATAAAACAAAAAAAGGTCGGATATTACTCGCCACGGCGCGTGGTCTATGTGAGTTTTTTCCCGGCAAAGATACGTTTCGTGTTATTCCGGAAGTGCCGGCCTATATATTTTACACATCTATTTTTGAAGACGCTGAAGAAAACCTCTGGTTGGCCACCTGGCGCGATGGCCTGTATCATATTAATCACAAAACGGGGCATACGAAAGTCTTTCTACATGACAAAAACGATACCAGCAGCCTGAACAGCAATCGGGTAAATCGCATTTTTCAAGATAGTTTCGGTCATGTCTGGATTGCGACAGAGAGCGGACTCGCTGCGTGGACGCAAGACGGAAAACCGATACGCCGATTAACGAAAAAAGATGGCCTGCCGAGTAATTTAATCTTGGCAATGCAAGAGGATGACCGGCAAAATCTTTGGATTTCGACGACCCGCGGCTTAGTGCGCATGCATCTGCCTGACTACCGTATGCACATTTACGATAAAGAATCGGGTTTATTGGATTTACAATTCAACTACAACTCGACCTTTAAAGATCAACGCGGCAAGTTATATTTTGGTTCCTCCAGAGGTCTTATCGCCTTTCATCCAGATTCGTTGCTATTGTCGAAAGTCAACGAAGAAGCCAGCCAACTGTATATCACCAAGATTCAATCCTTGCAGCGTGAGCTCAAAGTGGATAGCACCCGACCATCCATCGATACTGCCGTAACTTACCTTCAAGCAATAAATCTTGCGCACGATGAATCGACCATAAGCATTGATTTTGCTGCGTTAAACTATGTGGCAGCACAATCGACGGCCTACATGTACATGCTCGAAGGCTTTGACAAAGATTGGACTTTGCTGCGCAATACGCACCGCGCGCACTTTACCAAAATTCCGCCGGGCTCTTACGTGTTTCGCGTCAGGGCGGTTGACGCTGATGGGCAATCTATTTCCGAAGAAAAGACGCTTAAAATACGTGTTAACCCGCCGATATGGGCGAGCGTACCAGCCTTTTTGCTCTATATTCTTTTGAGTGGTATCGCTATCTATCTAACAATCCGATCTTACGATCAAAAAATCAAAGAAAAAAACCGCAGTCGATTAGAGGCGATCAAAGCACATCGTGAACGAGAATTATTTAAAACCCGAATGGATTTTTTTGCCCGCGTGGCGCATGATATCAAGACACCGCTCACCCTGATTAAAGCACCTATGGAGCGGCTGGTGGAGCATATACCGGCGAGTGCGAAAACCGATCGATTGCTGAGCACTATGCAGCATAACACACAAAAGCTCGTTCAGCTCACCGACCAACTATTAGACTTCCGGAAAATTGAAAGTAGCGAATACAGCCTGCGCTTTGTAAAACACAGCATTAACCAGTTAGTCACGGATAAGCTTCAAGAATTTCAGTCCGTATTTAGCCAGCGCCAGCTTACCTTTACCTATCATTGCCGGCAAGTTGTAGAAGCGGCGATCGATATAGAAGTGCTTTCAAAAATTATCGACAACCTCTTGACAAACGCTGTAAAATATGCGGACTCCCAGGTAAGCGTCATGCTGGAAAAAGATGCGGCTGAACAATGGTTTTATTTTACCGTGAAAAACGATGGTGTTCTCCTGACGCATGCGGAGGTTCAGGTTATTTTCAAACCTTTTCACCGGGCTTCGGAGCATCGCCAGATAGCCGGCACCGGCTTGGGCCTGGCCTTGAGTCATTCTTTTGCCGAGCTACATCAAGGCACCCTATTTTTTCTAGAGAACTCGGAAAATTTAAATATATTCGTATTGAAGATACCAATAAAGCAAACCTATGGTTAA
- a CDS encoding glycoside hydrolase family 43 protein yields the protein MKYTMIIACMCRLLLTVTLQAQTVKPSNNPLDVPLGDPFILFDAPSETYYLYGTGGTENGFVAYKSTDLKSWEKQGVVYDAKQDKAWGTKDFWAPEVYAYGGKFYLFYSAHWKDNPTNELENYRIGVAVADQPAGPFIDRDGEPLFDPGYPIIDANVYFSDDGKLYLYYSRCCYKHPVKSAIARWAKKQGWYEEIEESWVYGVELAPDFSGIRGKPKLLLRPPTTLEDQQAEWESRSVTNREVNRRWTEGSVLFKHQDSYYMMYSANHFAGEHYAVGYATAKHPLGPFKKSAFNPVLQKNTDKGGIVSGTGHNSVLQLRDGRRLCVYHGRTTATGDQRLVFIDEMTITPAGKLIVNGPTTRTATE from the coding sequence ATGAAATATACGATGATCATCGCCTGCATGTGCAGGCTGCTGTTGACCGTTACGCTACAGGCGCAGACCGTCAAACCGAGTAATAATCCGTTAGATGTGCCGCTGGGCGATCCTTTCATTCTTTTTGATGCGCCGAGCGAAACGTATTACCTCTATGGCACGGGCGGCACTGAAAATGGTTTTGTAGCTTACAAGTCGACGGATCTTAAAAGTTGGGAAAAGCAAGGTGTCGTCTACGATGCGAAGCAGGATAAAGCATGGGGCACGAAAGATTTTTGGGCGCCAGAGGTTTATGCTTACGGTGGTAAGTTTTATCTGTTTTACAGTGCGCACTGGAAGGATAACCCTACAAACGAACTGGAAAACTATCGTATTGGTGTGGCTGTAGCCGATCAACCTGCCGGACCATTTATCGATAGGGACGGAGAGCCTCTTTTTGATCCGGGCTATCCTATTATTGATGCGAATGTTTACTTTTCGGACGATGGAAAACTTTACTTGTATTATTCACGCTGCTGCTATAAACATCCGGTAAAATCGGCCATTGCGCGTTGGGCAAAAAAACAGGGCTGGTATGAAGAGATCGAAGAGAGCTGGGTGTATGGAGTTGAGCTGGCGCCGGATTTTTCTGGAATACGAGGTAAACCCAAATTGTTGCTACGCCCACCGACAACTTTAGAAGATCAACAAGCCGAGTGGGAGAGTAGGTCGGTGACCAACCGAGAGGTCAATCGAAGATGGACAGAAGGTTCCGTGCTTTTTAAACATCAGGATAGCTACTATATGATGTATTCTGCCAATCATTTTGCCGGAGAGCATTATGCAGTGGGCTATGCGACGGCCAAACATCCATTAGGGCCGTTTAAAAAATCAGCTTTCAATCCGGTATTACAAAAAAATACCGATAAGGGCGGTATCGTATCTGGAACCGGACATAACAGCGTATTGCAACTGCGAGATGGACGACGTTTATGTGTGTATCACGGGCGAACAACAGCAACTGGTGACCAGCGCCTGGTCTTTATTGATGAAATGACGATTACACCAGCAGGAAAATTAATTGTTAATGGCCCCACGACGCGTACAGCGACCGAATAA
- a CDS encoding SusC/RagA family TonB-linked outer membrane protein: MIVKPIQSLRFYCTLLCGLANVFAPDDGIAATAVDHAYVSFQEKILNGIVKDAKGNPLQGATVQAKGDPSNGTTTDQDGKFRLTLPAGETSVTVRSIGYISQDLAIGNGLLEVILQENDASLEEVVVVGYGTQKKESVTGAISTVGSKDLARSVATTTSGALVGKIAGVNSRMPDGRPGAATSINIRNMGDPLYVIDGVQKDAGQFNNLDFNDIESISVLKDASAAIYGVRAANGVVVVTTKKGSRDGQNQFSINSYYGWQNMFRFPEPASASTYIKSYIQSDAILGVQDPQFTMDDLAKWEQSTEKGYRSFDWYDYILQTSPQTYISGAASGGSEKINYYLSAGHLDQQSIIRNYGGFNRTNVQLNLDANVSSKLKIGANLNGRIEKRRQPGVPGQDDTWQALFAIYRNLPTARPFANDNPLYPARTAANTETNFGMLNYDLSGEYKETWRVMQLNFNAEYELTKDLKIRGLVGYYLANKWMDNQEFTYKLYDYDEATDTYPVVFSMDNPWRERDIRMVEELSYQATLNYTKSFGKHNLNTVLAAEAITRDEPGFWMHDRPASNRLTLLYFQTMDQFNDTGINTQARAGFAARVNYDYDSKYLLEFAGRYDGSWKFPPGSRWGLFPSISAGWRITQESFVKDSFIGRAFQDLKLRASYGVLGDDNLDAWSYYAFGFLPGYTYNQGGSTINGQYIVGAQPRGLPVTTLSWIRANSFDVGVDFAILQGKLTGSVDYFNRKRTGLPASRYDILIPAEVGFGLPYENLNSDMHRGVDGSLTWRSQLGKVNYFVGGNFTYARQLDGQQYRPRFGNSWNEYRSTITDRYAFLNWGLHAIGQFQSWEEIENYTVDNDRQGNTTLRPGDIKYEDVNGDGVINGLDERPIGYRQGGLPYLNFAVNLGMQYKGFDIAMDFTGASFASYRANWEGMLPFHDGGNNAAYYMENQWMLRDITDPNSELIPGRFPTLIRGNQGHSNYWHSDFWLMNVTYLKLRNLQVGYTLPGTLTKRWGLKNLRVYSMMQNLFSIDNLGEINIDPELTAESGVQYPTNKVINLGLTVTF, from the coding sequence ATGATAGTCAAACCGATACAATCACTGCGTTTCTATTGCACGCTGCTGTGTGGTTTAGCAAACGTTTTTGCGCCTGATGATGGTATTGCCGCAACGGCGGTAGACCATGCCTATGTATCTTTTCAGGAAAAAATACTGAACGGCATCGTAAAAGATGCGAAGGGCAACCCGCTGCAAGGTGCTACTGTACAAGCGAAGGGCGACCCTTCAAACGGCACCACGACCGATCAGGATGGGAAGTTCAGGTTAACTTTACCTGCGGGCGAAACATCGGTGACCGTGCGTTCTATCGGTTATATTTCCCAGGATTTGGCGATCGGAAATGGTTTATTGGAAGTGATCTTACAAGAAAATGATGCCAGCTTGGAAGAAGTCGTGGTGGTAGGTTATGGCACGCAAAAAAAGGAATCAGTTACGGGGGCAATATCTACCGTAGGTTCTAAAGATCTTGCACGTTCGGTAGCGACGACGACCTCTGGCGCTTTAGTCGGAAAAATTGCCGGTGTCAACAGCCGAATGCCTGATGGTCGTCCGGGTGCAGCAACCAGTATCAACATTCGGAATATGGGCGATCCATTATACGTTATTGATGGTGTACAGAAAGATGCTGGCCAGTTTAATAACTTAGATTTCAACGATATCGAGTCTATCTCGGTATTGAAAGATGCTTCGGCCGCGATATACGGTGTGCGCGCTGCAAATGGGGTGGTCGTGGTGACGACAAAAAAAGGCTCACGCGATGGTCAAAACCAGTTTAGCATCAATAGTTACTACGGTTGGCAAAATATGTTTCGCTTTCCGGAACCTGCCAGTGCATCTACCTACATTAAAAGTTACATCCAGTCAGATGCTATTTTGGGCGTGCAAGATCCACAATTTACCATGGATGATCTTGCCAAATGGGAGCAAAGTACAGAAAAAGGTTATCGCTCTTTCGACTGGTACGACTACATTTTGCAAACCAGTCCGCAAACCTATATCTCTGGCGCGGCGAGCGGCGGATCGGAAAAAATAAATTACTACCTCAGCGCTGGTCATTTGGATCAACAATCTATTATTCGGAATTATGGCGGGTTTAACCGAACCAACGTGCAGCTGAATTTGGATGCTAACGTATCAAGCAAATTAAAGATAGGCGCTAACTTAAACGGTCGGATCGAAAAAAGAAGACAGCCTGGTGTGCCGGGCCAAGACGACACTTGGCAAGCGCTGTTTGCAATATACCGCAATTTGCCCACCGCGCGCCCCTTTGCCAACGATAATCCGCTCTATCCGGCACGGACGGCGGCCAATACCGAAACTAATTTCGGTATGTTAAATTATGACTTATCCGGGGAGTATAAAGAAACATGGCGCGTTATGCAGCTCAATTTTAATGCCGAGTACGAGCTAACCAAAGACCTGAAAATACGCGGACTCGTGGGCTATTATTTGGCCAATAAATGGATGGATAACCAAGAGTTTACGTATAAGCTCTACGATTATGACGAAGCAACCGATACTTATCCGGTGGTATTTAGTATGGATAATCCTTGGCGTGAGCGCGATATCCGCATGGTGGAAGAACTTAGCTATCAGGCAACGTTAAATTATACCAAAAGTTTTGGAAAACACAACCTAAATACCGTGTTGGCGGCAGAGGCTATAACCAGGGACGAACCCGGCTTTTGGATGCACGACAGGCCCGCGTCTAATCGGTTGACGTTACTCTATTTCCAGACAATGGATCAATTTAATGATACCGGAATCAATACGCAAGCACGTGCGGGTTTTGCTGCGCGCGTTAATTATGACTATGACAGCAAGTATCTTTTGGAATTTGCGGGTAGGTATGATGGTTCCTGGAAATTCCCACCGGGAAGCCGCTGGGGTTTATTTCCTTCGATCTCAGCAGGTTGGCGGATAACGCAAGAAAGCTTTGTTAAAGATTCTTTTATCGGCCGTGCTTTTCAAGACCTGAAGTTAAGAGCGTCTTACGGCGTGTTGGGTGATGACAATCTGGATGCTTGGTCTTATTATGCTTTCGGCTTCTTGCCAGGGTATACGTATAATCAAGGGGGATCGACAATTAATGGGCAATATATCGTCGGCGCTCAACCTCGCGGTTTGCCCGTGACAACCTTATCCTGGATTCGTGCAAATAGCTTCGATGTAGGAGTGGACTTTGCCATTCTGCAAGGTAAACTGACGGGATCGGTTGATTATTTTAACCGTAAACGCACAGGGTTGCCCGCCTCACGATACGATATTTTAATTCCTGCAGAGGTGGGCTTTGGACTGCCTTATGAAAATCTGAACTCGGATATGCACCGTGGTGTAGACGGCAGCTTGACTTGGCGAAGCCAGCTTGGCAAGGTTAATTACTTTGTCGGTGGCAACTTTACTTACGCCCGCCAGTTGGATGGGCAACAGTACAGACCGCGCTTTGGCAATTCCTGGAATGAATACCGCAGTACGATTACCGATCGCTATGCCTTCTTAAATTGGGGCTTGCACGCCATCGGTCAATTCCAAAGCTGGGAAGAGATCGAAAACTATACCGTTGATAACGATCGTCAGGGAAATACAACGCTGCGGCCCGGCGATATTAAGTATGAAGATGTCAATGGTGACGGCGTGATCAACGGCTTGGATGAGCGGCCTATTGGTTATCGTCAAGGCGGACTTCCGTACCTTAATTTTGCGGTCAACCTGGGCATGCAATATAAAGGTTTTGATATTGCGATGGATTTCACGGGCGCTTCTTTTGCATCCTACCGCGCCAACTGGGAAGGGATGTTGCCTTTTCACGATGGCGGAAATAATGCGGCATATTACATGGAAAACCAGTGGATGCTGCGTGATATTACCGATCCGAATAGCGAGCTTATCCCTGGACGATTTCCAACCTTGATCCGCGGGAATCAAGGGCATAGCAACTATTGGCACAGCGATTTTTGGTTGATGAATGTTACTTATCTCAAGTTGCGCAATTTGCAGGTCGGCTACACGCTTCCCGGCACACTAACGAAGCGTTGGGGCTTGAAAAATTTACGCGTGTATTCGATGATGCAGAATCTCTTTAGTATTGATAATCTGGGCGAAATCAATATTGACCCAGAGCTCACGGCAGAATCGGGCGTACAATACCCAACAAATAAAGTAATCAACCTAGGCTTGACCGTAACTTTTTAA
- a CDS encoding ZIP family metal transporter, producing MEEIIQYFSSINPVLAAFYASVFTWLVTALGASFVFFFKTMNRNFLDAMLGFTGGVMVAASVWSLLIPAIDMSDGEGFAQVLPAIVGFLLGAGFLFALDKLLPHFHVNFKQVEGVKSPWQKTTLLVLAITLHNIPEGLAVGVLFGAVAAGIPDASIGGAVALALGIGLQNFPEGIAVSMPLRGMGISRRKSFYYGQLSAIVEPMAAVLGALAVGFFTPVLPYALAFAAGAMIFVVVEEVIPEAQQNKNSDLATIGFIGGFIVMMTLDVVLG from the coding sequence ATGGAAGAAATCATTCAATATTTTTCGTCAATAAACCCCGTATTAGCCGCCTTTTACGCATCTGTATTTACGTGGCTAGTTACCGCACTTGGTGCTTCGTTCGTATTTTTCTTTAAGACGATGAACCGCAATTTCCTGGATGCCATGCTAGGCTTTACGGGCGGTGTTATGGTAGCGGCAAGTGTGTGGAGCTTATTGATACCGGCAATAGATATGAGTGATGGAGAGGGCTTTGCGCAGGTTTTACCCGCTATTGTTGGTTTTCTGCTGGGCGCTGGATTTCTATTTGCGTTAGACAAGCTGCTACCACATTTTCATGTCAACTTTAAGCAAGTCGAGGGCGTGAAATCACCCTGGCAAAAAACAACATTATTGGTGTTGGCCATCACGCTTCATAACATTCCTGAAGGACTCGCCGTAGGCGTACTTTTTGGCGCTGTCGCAGCGGGCATACCTGATGCCAGCATTGGCGGTGCCGTCGCCCTAGCACTGGGTATTGGTTTGCAAAATTTCCCAGAAGGCATTGCCGTATCTATGCCTTTGCGCGGCATGGGCATTTCGCGACGCAAGAGCTTTTATTACGGACAGCTATCTGCTATCGTTGAGCCGATGGCTGCTGTACTTGGAGCCCTCGCAGTGGGTTTCTTCACACCGGTATTGCCCTACGCATTGGCCTTTGCCGCTGGAGCGATGATTTTTGTCGTGGTCGAAGAAGTTATCCCGGAAGCGCAGCAAAATAAAAATTCGGACCTGGCTACAATAGGCTTTATTGGCGGCTTTATTGTCATGATGACTTTAGACGTGGTGTTAGGCTAA
- a CDS encoding response regulator transcription factor, with product MVNANQLKSTILVADDHQEILDFLADDLSDHYHVLKASDGEQALHYLDDHAVDLIVSDVMMPHIDGYELCTRLKENIHFSHIPFIMLTAKNSLQAKIEGLEYGADAYIEKPFSPNFLQAQIASLLRNRQHVRAHYNHSPSSPMQSMALNKSDQIFLDKLNKLILDNIAEQALCVDLLADRMNMSRPTLYRKIKALSDLSPNELINITRLKKAAAYLHEGTYKVYEISSMIGFSSSSHFIRNFQKQFGISPKEWSEQHRQAN from the coding sequence ATGGTTAATGCAAATCAACTGAAATCCACCATCTTGGTGGCCGACGACCATCAGGAGATCTTAGATTTTCTTGCTGATGATTTAAGTGATCACTACCATGTCTTGAAGGCATCTGATGGTGAGCAAGCGCTTCATTATTTAGATGACCATGCGGTAGATCTTATTGTGAGCGATGTCATGATGCCCCATATCGATGGATATGAGCTCTGTACACGTCTAAAAGAAAACATCCACTTCAGCCATATTCCTTTCATCATGCTTACCGCAAAAAACAGTCTGCAAGCAAAGATCGAAGGACTGGAATACGGCGCCGATGCCTACATCGAAAAGCCGTTTTCACCTAATTTTTTACAAGCCCAAATAGCTAGTCTGCTACGCAACCGGCAACACGTTCGTGCACATTACAACCATTCGCCCAGCAGCCCGATGCAAAGCATGGCGTTAAACAAATCCGATCAGATTTTCCTTGATAAGCTTAATAAACTTATCTTAGATAACATTGCAGAACAGGCGCTTTGTGTGGATTTGTTGGCTGATCGGATGAACATGAGCCGACCGACGCTCTACCGGAAAATCAAGGCGCTTTCTGATTTATCGCCCAACGAATTAATCAACATCACACGGCTTAAAAAAGCGGCAGCGTATCTTCACGAAGGCACGTACAAAGTATACGAAATCTCCAGCATGATTGGTTTCAGCTCTTCATCTCACTTTATCCGGAATTTTCAAAAGCAGTTTGGCATAAGCCCGAAAGAGTGGAGTGAGCAGCATCGGCAGGCAAACTAG
- a CDS encoding family 43 glycosylhydrolase — translation MNPHPNLVLINKYGQIHPHLWIVFFSIIVLGLLAGCSASKQHLPAKPSALSFQNPVFTPILADPTVIRDPESKLFYAYGTEDNWGDGQGSRLMPILKSADLVDWHYVGEVFQDKPSWKTGGGLWAPDINQVNGKFYLYYSLSLWGDPDPGIGLAIGTKPAGPFVDQGKLFTSKDIKVPNSIDPSLFQDDEQKILVWGSFSDGENQGIHMIALSSDGTAPAPGAQKHKLAAGDWEAAMLHKRDDYYYFFGSKGSCCEGARSQYQVFVARSKAIRGPYLDKSGQAIVERGNGSLLLQGNVKIAGPGHHAKIISDDAGQDWLLYHGIWKDNPTVSSGASRRTLMLDRLLWEDGWPMIKDAVPGTGVQQAPQFRTIK, via the coding sequence ATGAATCCTCATCCAAACCTGGTTTTGATAAACAAGTACGGTCAAATACATCCTCATCTGTGGATAGTTTTTTTCTCCATTATCGTATTAGGGCTATTAGCAGGCTGTTCTGCAAGTAAACAGCATTTGCCGGCAAAACCTTCCGCATTAAGCTTTCAAAATCCAGTATTTACGCCTATTCTGGCTGATCCAACGGTGATTCGCGACCCGGAAAGCAAGCTTTTTTATGCCTATGGTACAGAAGATAATTGGGGTGATGGACAAGGAAGTCGCCTCATGCCCATTTTAAAATCGGCAGACTTGGTCGACTGGCACTATGTAGGTGAAGTATTTCAAGATAAACCCAGTTGGAAAACCGGTGGCGGACTTTGGGCGCCGGATATCAATCAAGTGAACGGTAAGTTCTACTTGTATTATTCGTTGTCGTTATGGGGTGATCCAGATCCGGGAATCGGTCTCGCTATTGGGACTAAACCTGCGGGGCCATTCGTTGATCAGGGAAAGCTGTTTACTAGTAAAGATATCAAAGTCCCAAATTCCATCGACCCTAGCTTATTTCAGGATGACGAACAAAAAATATTGGTTTGGGGAAGTTTTAGCGACGGGGAAAACCAAGGTATACATATGATTGCGCTAAGCTCCGATGGAACGGCGCCAGCGCCAGGCGCGCAAAAACATAAGTTGGCGGCAGGCGACTGGGAAGCGGCCATGCTGCACAAGCGTGATGACTATTATTATTTCTTCGGATCTAAAGGAAGTTGTTGTGAAGGAGCCCGCAGTCAATATCAGGTTTTTGTCGCCAGATCGAAAGCTATCCGCGGGCCGTATTTGGACAAGAGTGGGCAGGCGATTGTGGAGCGAGGTAACGGCTCGCTATTATTGCAAGGCAACGTAAAAATTGCGGGGCCGGGGCACCATGCTAAAATCATTAGCGATGATGCAGGACAGGACTGGTTATTGTATCACGGCATCTGGAAAGATAACCCGACCGTGTCAAGTGGTGCGAGCCGCCGCACCTTGATGCTTGACAGGTTGCTTTGGGAAGATGGCTGGCCGATGATAAAAGATGCCGTTCCCGGAACAGGTGTGCAACAAGCGCCGCAATTCAGAACAATAAAGTAA